One stretch of Schlesneria sp. DSM 10557 DNA includes these proteins:
- a CDS encoding bacterioferritin-associated ferredoxin: MQLDDTICYCFHISKRKILNFIRVHRPRRASQISECGGAGTGCGWCVNYLKRYFAESQQDASNSSGTTEDLTAADYARQRAAYIKAGHGKPAAGALPLPTDEPPELSAGQQSN, from the coding sequence ATGCAGCTTGATGACACGATTTGCTATTGCTTCCATATCTCCAAGCGGAAGATTCTGAATTTCATCCGCGTGCACCGGCCCCGTCGTGCCAGCCAGATCAGTGAGTGCGGCGGAGCGGGAACGGGGTGCGGGTGGTGTGTGAACTATCTCAAGCGGTACTTTGCAGAATCTCAACAGGATGCGTCGAACTCATCTGGGACGACAGAGGATCTGACGGCTGCTGACTATGCTCGCCAGCGTGCTGCCTATATCAAAGCAGGGCATGGTAAGCCTGCAGCGGGGGCCCTACCGTTACCGACGGATGAACCACCGGAACTTTCGGCGGGTCAGCAGTCCAATTGA